GTTAATCCCCAGATAGCCCAAATGGCTTCCGCTTTGTCGGCTGGAGTTCGCTCCTACAGTCAAATCAACAGTGGTGATGACAGAATCCTGGAAGCCATATTGCTCTTGCATTTCCGCATGTACTTCCCAAACAGAAACCTGAAATTTCCTTAGCATACCTTCCACCACGTGTTCGCGGGTTCCTGGCTTCAATTTCAGGTTTACGTTGATGTCATCCGCTGGCGGTCGTGGAAACAAGCTTGATCGGATCATCCCTCCACGATACATCCCTACCACGATCATCATGAACAATACCGGGAAGCTAAAAGAGATCCACTTCCAGTCGATCAGGAATCGTAAAGTCGGCGCATACAGCTTGAATCGAAGGAAATCAATCACAGATTCCATGGCTTTTCTAAATTTCACATACATTCCGAAGGCACCTTTGGTATCATCCGGACGTCTGGACAAGATCCAGTTGCTGGCGAGGTGAGCTGGCAATACGAAAAAGGCTTCAATCATGGAGAACGCCAGACAGGCAATCACCACAATGGCCATCTCTTTGGTAAACCCATTATTATCCAAATACAACAGAGGTATGAAGGCAATGATCGTCGTAGTTACGGAAGTGAATACCGAGGGAACCATTTCCATGGTACCGTCAATGGCCGCTTGCTTGGGCTCTTTCCCCTTCTCAAAATGCGTGAAAATATTCTCCGCAATCACAATACCATCATCCACCAGAATTCCAACTACCAGCAGCATTCCAAATAGAGAAAGCATATTGATGGTAATACCCGCCAAATCGCCCACGATGAACATCGCTAGGAAGGACAAGGGAATACCGAAAGCTACCCAGAATGATAATCGAAGTGACAGGAATAGGCCCAACGTAAGCAATACCAGTAATAGTCCAACACCAAAGTTTTTGGTCAGTAATTCCAGCCGTTGCTTTAGTACGTCGTTGAAATTGAAGTAGGTGAATAGCTCGATGTTGGAACTTTTGCGATTGTATTCTTCCACGTATTCCGCCACATACTCACTGATCGCTGTGATGTCTTCTTCAGGAAGCTTCTGAACGATGATGCTGACTGCCCTCTCGTTATTCGAATAAACGCTGTTCGGAATATCCGCAAATTTCATTTGCACGTCGGCAATGTCCATCAATCGGATTTTGGTTCCGTCAGAATTGGCACGAACCGTGATGTTTTCAATCTCCGAAGGGTCGTATTCCTTAGAATTTGCTCGTATTTTGATCTCTTCCTGCGTCGTTTTGATCGATCCTCCTGAAATGTCGCGGTTGTTCAATCGAATCGCATTAGCCACCGTACTGAATGTGACACCATACCGCCTAAGGTTTTCCTCCGATACTTCGATGGTGATCTCCAAATCCGGGAATCCAGAAACACGCACCTGTGAAATCTTTCCTGAGTTCAAGAAGTCATTTTCGACCCGTTCAGCCGCCTTTTTAAGATCCATCAAAGAAACATCTCCTTTGACCCCCATGAACATGGCCGTACTGGTCGATTTCTGCTTAAAAACGACCGGTTTTTCGGCACTTACTGGGAAGGAATTGATCCGATCCACCGCGTTTTTAACCTCGGTAGTCACCTCATCCAGGTCATAATCACCAGAGGTCAAGACAGAAATACTGGCAGAGTTCTCAGAAGATACGGAAGTCACTTCCTCAATTCCTACAATGCCCTTGATGGCTTCCTCTATTTTGATGGTCACACCCTCTTCTACCTCCTCAGGGGAAGCTCCGGGATATACCACACTGATCGTAATGTTACGTGGTTCACGTTCGGGAAAGAATGACTTTTTCAAGCCGAACATATAACTCAGTGCACCGATAACCATCACCGTCGCAATGATCGCGTTGGCCCAGATTGGATACTTGACAAAAAAGGTGACTATTGATCTCATCTTATCTCATTCACTACTTCTACCACCATGTTATTTGATGCATTCGAGGGTGCATCCACCACCAGTAAGTCGCCAGGATCAAGGCCATGGATAATGGCATCGTTCTCGGTGATCTTAGCAATGTTGATTTTCTTAGTATGCAAGAGACTGTCCGACGCAATCACAAATACTTCATTCTTGTTGCGAATGATGTTGCGTTCGATCAGCATGCCTTGCTCTACATATTTTCCTGAAATAGCTGCTTTCAAATAAAGCCCATCGTACAAGTCCCCGTACGTATTGTCTACCGCGATGTACACATTCAAGGATTGGTTATTGGGGTCAATGAAAGGCGCTCTACGAACAATCTTCCCAAACCATGACTTGGCGGTTTCTTCCTGAATCACTTTGACCGTTTCACCGATCGAAACGTAAGCGACATCTTGTTTTTGAATGGGCACTTTCAGTTCTAATTGATCTGTACGAATGATCGTGGCAATCACTGCCCCAGGACTCACCACCGAACCCACTTCCAGGTTCACCGACTGGACAGTTCCTGTATACGGTGCATAAATCGTATGTCGTTTCAGGGTCTCTTCCAGGCTCTTTACCGCATAATAGTCCGTTAGTATGCCTTTAGAAGCGAGGTAAGTTTTGATCTTGGTCTCATGCTCTTTGGGAATTTCCGGTAGCGGCTTATCTAGATCGATCCCATCGAAATACATCTGCCACTGATCGAAGGACTTGGGAAAATCAATTTTTAAGTCTGGTAATATAGAAGCCAATAAGCTCAGGAAATTACTCTTACGAGACTGTAGCGTTAACTTCTCTTCTGCATCGTCGACCTTGATCAGGACTTGTCCTTTTCGGAAAACTGCCCCTTCTTTTAACGCGATCTGTCCACGTAATAGCTTCCCTCCTACTTCTGGGATCAGGTTTATCTGCTGCAAGGAATTCAAACGACCGAACGCCTCGATCTCCACGGGCATCTTGCTATAAGACACAGGGCGGACCTTGACATAGTTCTTTGCGACAGGCTTGGGACGTTCAGGTGGCAATTCCTTTTGGTCAGCGAGATAACCACTAAAACGCCATCCTCCAAACAACAGGATGGGCACAACGATAAAAGCAATGGCTTTACGACTCATATAAGTAGATTAGGGTATCAACAAAGGTAAAGCACTTACACGGCCAGATTGTTCGGGAAATAAAAGATTATCAGAGGAAATTGATAAATGGTCGATAAAGCTTTTCGCCCGTTAACTGAAAGCTCAGGAATTCCCTCTAACTGTCTGACAGTGAGATGATTTCTAATAATCTCACAAAAGCAGAAAATCGAGGAATGATTCATTGCAAACGTTAGCATTTTTTCCTCCTTTGATCCCTGAATTATACCGGATGACTTCATTGTTATTCGACCAATGGTGGTGAACAGGTATCCTTACTAAGACTAACCGCACCACCATGAAATTTAAATCACAACTATTTTTAGGAAATGGGATTACCCTGGGTCTGCTATTGATCATTGGGCTGACCGTTTTCTTCAGCATCAATAACCTCGTGGAGAATACCAACTGGGTTGAACACACTTACAAGGTGATCGGCAAGGCGAATCAACTAAAAGGTTATATGATCGATCAGGAGACAGGAATGAGGGGATTTGCCGTTACCGGAATCGAAGAATTTTTGGAACCGTACGATGAAGGGAAGCTTTCGTTTGACGACCTCATCGATGAGATGAAACAAACGGTGAGTGATAATCCCCCGCAGGTAGCCAAACTTAGGGAAGTAGAAAGACTATCGGATAGCTGGCGATCCAACGTTTCCGAAAAGTACATCAACCTGCGTAGGTCGATCAGAGAGGGCGAGGACCTGGAAAGAGAAATATACGATGTAATAAAATCCGGAATTGGTAAGCAAAGCATGGACGAATTGCGAAACCTGGTCGCCACCTCCAACCTGTCTACTGCCAATCAAAACCTGATTATTCTGGACATGATTAATATGGAAACAGGGCTTCGTGGTTTTTTACTGAACGAAGGACAGGTATACCTGGAACCGTATAATATGGGTAAGGCTGCTCTGGAAGGCCACCTGATTTCAGCGAAGGCCAATGGGGCGATCAGAAGTGCCGCCTATAACTGGATCAATGGTTATGCAGAAAGACTTATAGCCATTGGCAGGCAGGAATCCGAAACAGCCGACATGATCGAACTCTACGACCTTTTCAGCAAAAAGGAAGGCAAACAATACATGGACAAAATCCGCGATGTGATGAATGAGTTCAGTGATGAAGAAACACGCCTTCTTGCCATCAGACTCGATAATCAAAAAAGAACGGAATACATCTCGAAAAGTGTCATTCTTCTGGGATCTATTCTGGCCTTTATCATTGGCATTTCGATCATCCTCTATATCGGAAGAAATACCATGACCATACTGGGTGGGGAACCTAAAGAAGTCGCGGATATGGCCAATGAAGTTGCTGGTGGTAATCTTAACCTCAAGTTTTCAAGCAAGGACCATACGGGTCTTTATGAGAACATGAAGAACATGGTGCAAAAGCTTAGAGGAATTGTCTCAGAGGTAAGTAATGGGGCTGATTCCGTCACGATTGCCAGCGGCGAAATGAATTCATCAGCACAGATTATTTCGGAAGGAGCCAGCACACAAGCAGCTTCAATGGAGGAAATATCATCTTCAATGGAAGAAATGGTCGCCAATATTCAGCAAAACTCCGATAATGCCAGGCAAACCGAGGCCATCGCTTTGCAAGCAGCAAAAGACGTTGAGGAGGGCAAAACAGCCATTAATAATACTGTGGTGTCGATGAAGGACATTGCCGATAAGGTATCTATCATCAGTGAAATTGCCGAAAAGACAGACATACTGGCCCTGAATGCTGCTGTCGAGGCAGCTAGAGCCGGAGAGGCTGGTAAAGGATTTGCCGTAGTAGCGGCAGAGGTCAGAAAACTGGCGGAAAGATCCCAGGTATCAGCGATTGAAATTGAAGGCCTTACAAAATCGAGTGTTTCTATTTCAGCAACGGCTGGCAAATTATTTGAAGAACTGGTGCCCAATATTCAAAAAACAGCGCAATTGGTGCAGGAAATCAACGCTGCAAGTGGGGAACAAAATCTGGGTGCACAACAAATCAACGAAGCCATTCAGCAGCTCAATAATATTACCCAAAGAAATGCTGCAGGAGCGGAAGAGCTGGCAAGCAACTCCGAGGAGTTGTCCAGTCAGGCCGATTCTATGCGTTCGATCATCAGCTATTTTGACCTGGAACAGGACCGGTTTTCAGGGATTAAACTTTCTTCGTATAAAAAAGATAAACCGACCAACGATCAGTTGAAACCTGCTTCATTGGAACTCGAGCATCATAACGGTGAAGGCGTGAGTTTGGATATGACAGAATTCGATAAGGATAGTGATTTCGAAAAATATTGAGGCTTCCTACCAAAATATCTCTTAAGGATTCGGAGTTTCGAAAACTCAGCAAGTTCATTTCGAATGACTATGGGATCTCTCTTCCCCATTCAAAAAAAACCATGTTGGAAGGAAGGCTCCAAAAAAGGCTTCAGCACCATAAATTCAGGTCCTTCGACCAGTATTATGAGTTTATCAAAAGCCCAGGAGGTAAGATGGAAACCGTTTATATGATGGATAAGGTTTCCACAAACAAAACTGACTTTTTCAGAGAACCTGCACATTTTGATTTCCTGAATCAACACGTTTTTCCCAAATATGCAAAAGCCAATGGTACCTTCAGGCCGCTGAAAATATGGAGTTCTGCTTGTTCGAGTGGAGAAGAAGTGTATTCCATAGCCATCACTATAGAGGAATACAATCAAAGACACTGCGCCTTCAATTATTCAATAGCAGGAACAGATATCTCTAATGAGATACTAAAAAAGGCCATCAACGGAGTGTATCCACACGGTGCCATAAAAGACATCCCATTACACTTACGGGAAAAATACTTCTTAAGAAGCAAAGACAGAAGTCTTGAAAAGGTTCGAATAGTGCCTAAAATAAGACAAAAAACAGCCTTCTCAAGATTGAATCTTATGCGGCCTTACTACGGGGAAGATCAAAAATACGACGTGATATTTTGCAGAAATGTAATGATCTACTTCAATAAAAAAACACAGGAGGAAGTCCTCAAAAAACAGTGCTCCACACTAAGAAAAGGAGGTTATTTTTTTTTAGGACACTCGGAATCCATTACTGGAATGAAGGCACCCTTAAAGCAGGTATATCCAACGATTTACCAAAAACTATGATCCAGTTTCCCAAAATATCCTTAGCAATGCAAAGCCACTACCTGCATCCTTCCAATTGCTTCGTCCCGAGGGAAACGACGATTGTCACGACAGTTTTAGGCTCATGCATTTCGGTATGTCTTTTCGATAAAGTTGAAGGAAAAGGAGGTATCAATCACTTTATGTTGCCAAAATGGAATCACCAAAAAGAAGCCAGTCACATGTTCGGTGATTATTCCATTGAAGAACTGATCAAAATAATGATTTTCAGAGGCTCTTTAAAGGAGAACCTGGTGGCTAAGATTTTTGGCGGAAGCCACAGAAATAGCTCCTACAACAAAATCGGTCATCAAAATTTTGAGCAGGCGAAAGAAACCCTTTCAAGGCATCACATTA
This DNA window, taken from Cytophagales bacterium, encodes the following:
- a CDS encoding chemotaxis protein CheD is translated as MQSHYLHPSNCFVPRETTIVTTVLGSCISVCLFDKVEGKGGINHFMLPKWNHQKEASHMFGDYSIEELIKIMIFRGSLKENLVAKIFGGSHRNSSYNKIGHQNFEQAKETLSRHHIRIVAKSVGGEKARKIIFDTKSGLVKMKYISYDAIID
- a CDS encoding CHASE3 domain-containing protein — protein: MKFKSQLFLGNGITLGLLLIIGLTVFFSINNLVENTNWVEHTYKVIGKANQLKGYMIDQETGMRGFAVTGIEEFLEPYDEGKLSFDDLIDEMKQTVSDNPPQVAKLREVERLSDSWRSNVSEKYINLRRSIREGEDLEREIYDVIKSGIGKQSMDELRNLVATSNLSTANQNLIILDMINMETGLRGFLLNEGQVYLEPYNMGKAALEGHLISAKANGAIRSAAYNWINGYAERLIAIGRQESETADMIELYDLFSKKEGKQYMDKIRDVMNEFSDEETRLLAIRLDNQKRTEYISKSVILLGSILAFIIGISIILYIGRNTMTILGGEPKEVADMANEVAGGNLNLKFSSKDHTGLYENMKNMVQKLRGIVSEVSNGADSVTIASGEMNSSAQIISEGASTQAASMEEISSSMEEMVANIQQNSDNARQTEAIALQAAKDVEEGKTAINNTVVSMKDIADKVSIISEIAEKTDILALNAAVEAARAGEAGKGFAVVAAEVRKLAERSQVSAIEIEGLTKSSVSISATAGKLFEELVPNIQKTAQLVQEINAASGEQNLGAQQINEAIQQLNNITQRNAAGAEELASNSEELSSQADSMRSIISYFDLEQDRFSGIKLSSYKKDKPTNDQLKPASLELEHHNGEGVSLDMTEFDKDSDFEKY
- a CDS encoding CheR family methyltransferase encodes the protein MMDKVSTNKTDFFREPAHFDFLNQHVFPKYAKANGTFRPLKIWSSACSSGEEVYSIAITIEEYNQRHCAFNYSIAGTDISNEILKKAINGVYPHGAIKDIPLHLREKYFLRSKDRSLEKVRIVPKIRQKTAFSRLNLMRPYYGEDQKYDVIFCRNVMIYFNKKTQEEVLKKQCSTLRKGGYFFLGHSESITGMKAPLKQVYPTIYQKL
- a CDS encoding efflux RND transporter periplasmic adaptor subunit, whose amino-acid sequence is MSRKAIAFIVVPILLFGGWRFSGYLADQKELPPERPKPVAKNYVKVRPVSYSKMPVEIEAFGRLNSLQQINLIPEVGGKLLRGQIALKEGAVFRKGQVLIKVDDAEEKLTLQSRKSNFLSLLASILPDLKIDFPKSFDQWQMYFDGIDLDKPLPEIPKEHETKIKTYLASKGILTDYYAVKSLEETLKRHTIYAPYTGTVQSVNLEVGSVVSPGAVIATIIRTDQLELKVPIQKQDVAYVSIGETVKVIQEETAKSWFGKIVRRAPFIDPNNQSLNVYIAVDNTYGDLYDGLYLKAAISGKYVEQGMLIERNIIRNKNEVFVIASDSLLHTKKINIAKITENDAIIHGLDPGDLLVVDAPSNASNNMVVEVVNEIR
- a CDS encoding efflux RND transporter permease subunit, coding for MRSIVTFFVKYPIWANAIIATVMVIGALSYMFGLKKSFFPEREPRNITISVVYPGASPEEVEEGVTIKIEEAIKGIVGIEEVTSVSSENSASISVLTSGDYDLDEVTTEVKNAVDRINSFPVSAEKPVVFKQKSTSTAMFMGVKGDVSLMDLKKAAERVENDFLNSGKISQVRVSGFPDLEITIEVSEENLRRYGVTFSTVANAIRLNNRDISGGSIKTTQEEIKIRANSKEYDPSEIENITVRANSDGTKIRLMDIADVQMKFADIPNSVYSNNERAVSIIVQKLPEEDITAISEYVAEYVEEYNRKSSNIELFTYFNFNDVLKQRLELLTKNFGVGLLLVLLTLGLFLSLRLSFWVAFGIPLSFLAMFIVGDLAGITINMLSLFGMLLVVGILVDDGIVIAENIFTHFEKGKEPKQAAIDGTMEMVPSVFTSVTTTIIAFIPLLYLDNNGFTKEMAIVVIACLAFSMIEAFFVLPAHLASNWILSRRPDDTKGAFGMYVKFRKAMESVIDFLRFKLYAPTLRFLIDWKWISFSFPVLFMMIVVGMYRGGMIRSSLFPRPPADDINVNLKLKPGTREHVVEGMLRKFQVSVWEVHAEMQEQYGFQDSVITTVDLTVGANSSRQSGSHLGYLGINFDKLEEKNISGFEIAERVRKKIGPVPEAEEFTIGSVNYFGKPVSISLQSTNIEELEAAKVELKDKLAEISAIKDITDNASIGQREIELELKPLAYLLGFTQQDITTQIRQGFFGEEVQRLQIGTDEVKVWVRYPEKDRLSITQLESMKVKTANGQEYPLTELADYEIGRGVIAINHFNGKREIRIDAELASSDTSLPDVLEKISLDVLPPILQKYSGINYTFEGQSSRGQREAGSLAQIGPLVLILLVLTITLNFRSFYQTILIFSLIPIGVICAMFGHWVEGAMFYVFVSGYGILALTGVIVNDAVVMLDRFNRNLKEGFGIQKAAYEAGIARFRAIVLTSMTTVAGLYPLILETSFQAQFIIPMAISLAWGVLLGTFFILCFFPVFILVFNDIRVFFFWSLRLFDKSEKPTKEEVEPAVREQQRMLQF